The Candidatus Nanosynbacter sp. HMT-352 genomic interval ATCTATCTATTGGTTTAATAATCTTTTCTTTTTTGAGATGTAAGAAGAGTGACTTCAGGTTTTCTACTGGAAATACATCAACTCCAGTCGTCAGCGCCGCTTGTTCGGCGTTTTGAGCTGGTACGTATATTGATTTAATTTTTTGATTTTTAGCTACTTCGGCTGTAATAATTGCTGATCGTATTGGACGTAGGCTGCCGTCTAGTGCCAATTCACCCGCAAAAACCGCATTATTTATATCGCTTTGGTTGAGCGCGCCGCTGATACATAAAATAGACAGGGCAATAGGAAGATCGAAGTGAGATCCGTCTTTTGGCAGTTCTGCTGGTGCTAAGTTGATAATTATTTTTCCTTTCGGAAAGTCCAAGGAAGAGTTTTTTATTGCGCTACGCACTCGGTCTCTGGACTCATCGATGGCTTTATTGCCCATTCCGACAATTTGTAAGCTAGGGAGTCCTTTTGACATATCTCCTTCAACCTCGATGATTTGCCCGTTAAATCCATAGGGAGTAGCTGAAATAACTCTACTTATCATGAATCTATTAAAACATAAGCATGTAGATTTTTGAATGAGGTCAGGGTATAATATGAACTGATATGTGGGGCTGATATAGCTTTCGACAATTGGACCTTATCAGGATATTCTGCAAGCCGATGATACGCGTAACGTATATTTTTAGATGCAAAAAACTTTGCAAGCAAAGTTGCGGGCCTGTTCCAGGTTCGTGCTTTCGCACCAGCTGTAGCGTAATTTTCTATAGCCATCTTGTCGTGCAGGCAACATAGCGTGGACGAGGTGTTATATTTATGTTGCTCGCTGTGATTCTGGAAGTAGCAGACTCATGGGACTTTTTCTACGTAACGTAGCTCGGTATTTTTGGCTTATTTTTAAGTCGAGTGGCGTTATAAATTAAATTGAAATAAGACTATGCTTGTAGACGAATATCATGATACCAATTGGACCCGGGGGCAGTACCCGGCAGCTCCACCAAATAGATTAAGATTAGATTAAAAGTCAGCCCTATCGCTGGCTTTACTTACTGTCAAAGAGTAGAACTTATCTTTAATATAGAAAAAACAACCACCTGCGAGTAGTGGTTGTTTTCAAAAAAGTGGAGTTTTACAATTTCTTTTTATTTTTGGCCTCCGTATAACTTTTTTATTCAGAAGCTACCCCTATAATAAGCTATATAAATGCTTATGTCAACAATATTTTTGTAAAAAGTTTAGTAAAAAATACTACACATTTTATAATCTTCTTTATAATTTTCGCAACTATTTTTTCTAATAGCTTTTACTATGAAGTTATATGCCAGAGGCTGGCGTTTGTTTGGCTGCTTTTTATGTTTTTTATGTGTGCGACAAATTAAATTGTCGCACATTCTCTAGGACTCATTTTATTGAAGTGTAAAAGGTAGCTTTGTGTACTATGAATAAACTTTATACTTTCGTTTTGTAATTTTTAATTAAAACTGTTGTATAGCATTTTGATGTATAAGATTTAATATGCATACTGATGCTTGGATGTTCTTATAATAATATAAAAATAATTTTGTTAAGTTTGCTGTAGTGCGACAATGAAAGTGAATAGAGTTTTATAAAGCGGGGAATAGAGGATATTATTTTATTGCGGATTTGAGTGTTGGGTGTCAGTCTAATATTGGCTGTACGAACCTATTTTTGTGGCAATGTTTGGACGACAGGTAATCATAGGCTAGTCGTGTAATTGGGCGGTTGATAAGTCGACGATATCTTCATTGAATGGTGTGTAATCCGTACTAGATAATACTCAAAAATGACAAGCTTGTTGTAAAATGCACAGATAGCTATAAAGCGATAAGAGAATAATTAACAGATGATAATTTTAACAACATTAAAAAATAGGTGAAAATTACAATATTTTTGGCCGAGTAATGGTTGACATATAAATAGGGCTATGCTAACATAAGGTTAAGCTTTTAGAAAAACAAAAAAGCAAAAATACATTAACAATAAAATTTATATAAAGCCGCGTTTTTACGTATAAATCGACGGATAGTTGGCTGCATGATTTTTATAATGACGCAGCCAATGCTCCGCCTTTTAAAAGCGTTGAGCGCGCGGTTAGTACCGCATACATCCAGTTAATCCTCGTTAAAGAATTAGTGGTGAGAGTCCTGGATGTATGCAGAGGAAAACTGCAAGGATGCTCCTTAATTAAGGAGCGGTCAAATCGCCTCGAGCGGTAATGGGCAAGTAGCACCCGCGCCTAATAGTTATTTTTTATCGGCGGATGGTTTGTGTCTATATGCTATAGTATTATCGCTCAGGCTTCTTGTATATAGTATGATGTGAGTATGGGGATGAAGATAATTAGTTTTATAGCGTTGGTTGCATTGATTTTGACTGCGGTTATTTTGAGCGCGACAAACCCGAGCTCTGCTGGTCCGTTTGGGATTTTAGCGTTTTTCGTATGTTTGTATGTACTATTTATCTGTCTAACTTATGTAGTATTTTTAACATCGGAGCGAATAGCTGCGAAATTTTTTAATTTCAAGAATAGTCGCAATGAATCTAAGTATAAGACGTATTATTACTCTACTGTAATCTCTCTTGCTCCAGTTATTTATATGGGTATGCAATCGATGGGAGATGTTGGGGTTTTTGAGACATTATTACTTGGTGTGTTTGAGTTGCTGGCGTGTTTTTTTATACATAAAAGATACTAATCCCGTCCTGAATGTAGTCGTGTATTTTAAGTAGTTACGTGGTACAATATATTTATGAATCCCGAACTGCCACAAGTTAATAGTAATCCTGAGGTGCAGCCACAAAATATAGGTGGCGGTGAGTATAATGTAGAAAATACATCATTAAATCCTGAAGTCGGAAGAGAGTCTGAGCAGTCTCTTGGTGCTAGGGTTGAACAATATAATAATATCCCCGTGGCTTTGCCTGTTGATAATACTACAACAGTTCCTTTATCTCAATCTCAAAACGACGATCAAAGTACGAATCAGTCAGGGGTGGTAGCTGATGATGATACTCCTCTAGTGGCAGCGGATGAAGACTTGATAGAAAGAGAGTGGGTGGATAAAGTTAAAAAGATTATAGCTTTAACAAAAGATAATCCTTATGAGAGGAATAGAGTTATTGCGCAGCTGCAGGCTGATTATTTAAAAAAACGATATAATAAGACTTTAGGTCAAAATGACGACGGTAGTAAGTAGGGTTTTATATGGGTGCGGGTCCTTTGATAGTTAGTTTTATCGCGATTGTTATTATAAGCGCTGGTTCTGCGGTAGCTTTTGTATTGTATCGTAACATGCTGAGGGAAGCCAAAAATTATGAACGAGGCTTGAAGATGGTGCCGTTGCTTATACATTTACCTCCAACAAGTGAAGATGTAGATAGTTCAAATCGAGATGAGCGAGATTTAACTGAAGAGGTGCTGTCGCAAGCCCAGGTGATGTACAATATTATTTCAAGTACAGCGACTAAAGGATTCAAAAGCAAAGTCTACGGCCAGCGTCATATGTCGTTTGAGATTGTTGCTCATGGTGGACTGGTTCATTATTACGCCGTCGTTCCGCTAGTGTTGGTTGATGTTATTCGTCAAGCTGTAGCGGCAGCATATCCTTCTGCTCGACTAGAAGAAGTATCTGATACTAATATATTTAGTAAGGTCGGCAAGATGAGTGGAACTATCGGCGGCGAATTCACTCTGAAAAAGTCCTTTGTTTATCCAATATCGACTTATCAGGAGTCAAAAAGGGATGCTTCTAGGGCATTATTAAATGCTTTATCTTCGGCGTCCAAAGAAGATGGAATAGGCGTGCAATTTTTACTACGTCCGGCGTATGACGGCTGGTCCAAAGCATCGGAGTCTCATATTGACGGCATGAAGAAAAATAAGGGCAAGAAGAAAGGCTTTGGAGGCGTTGCTCCTATGGATATTATGGAGGCCCTGTGGAAACCGCCAGAGAATAATGAAAAAGACGGCGGCTCTAATTCTGAGGACAAGCAGCTAACGTCTTTAGAGCAGGCGGAAGTGGATGCTATTAGCGAAAAAGCTCGTTATCCTGCATATGAGGTTTTGGTGCGTGTTGTGATTTCTTCAAATACTGCGGCGCGCTCCCAAGTGTTGTTAAAAAATATAATAGCAGCCTTTTCGCTGTTTGACTCACCTCGTAATAACGGGTTTAAGTTTTCTTTAACCAGGAATGTTGAGGAAATGACAACAGCATATATTATGAGATTCTTTCCTCAAGAAACTCGTAGTAATATCCTCAACAGTGTGGAAATGGCAACATTATTCCACCTGCCTGGGGCTAGTGCAATTCCAACTTCGCAGGTTAAACGACAAATGTCCAAGCAGGTTGATGGTCCAACGGATGTTTTGGATGAGGGTTTGTTGATTGGCTATAACGAGTTTCGAGGGGTTAAAAAACCTATTCGCATTGGAACTAAAGATCGCCGCCGTCATGTATATATTATTGGTCAAACGGGTGTTGGTAAATCTGTCTTGCAGGAGAATATGGCTTATCAAGATATGATGGACGGTCGAGGATTTGCCTTTATTGATCCACATGGTGACTTGGTTGAGTCTTTATTGGGTAAGGTTCCAAAAGAGCGCGTCGAGGATATTATCTACTTTAATCCTGCTGACATGACTAATCCAATTGGCTTAAATATGTTTGAATTTGATACGCCAGATCAAAAGGACTTTTTAGTTCAAGAGGCGATTAATATGTTGTATGGGCTTTATGACCCAGGCCATACAGGAATTGTTGGTCCTCGTTTGGAGCATATTTTTAGGAACTGTGCCTTGTTATTGATGTCAGATCCTGCTGGCGGGACATTTATTGATGTACCAAAGTGTCTTATCGACCCCGAGTTCGTTAAGAGTAAGCTGAAATACGTAAAAGATCAGCAGGTTATTGATTTTTGGACAAAGGAATTTCCTGCATCACAGAGGTCAAATGAGGCGGGTGAGGTTATTTCGTGGGTTGTATCAAAGTTTGGTCCATTTATTTCCAATGATGCAATGCGCAATATCATTGGTCAGACGAAATCTGGATTTAATTTGCGCGAAATTATGGACAATAATAAGATTTTGCTGGTTAACTTGTCGAAAGGTAAGATGGGTGAGCTTAACTCTAAGCTTTTGGGTATTATCTTTGTGATGAAGTTTCAAGCAGCAGCAATGTCTCGAGCGGACATTCCAGAGGATCAACGAGTTGACTTTTCGTTGTATGTTGATGAGTTTCAGAACTTTGCTACTGATAGTTTTGAGTCTATTTTATCTGAGGCTCGTAAGTATAAGCTGAGTCTTATTATGGGTAACCAGTTTATGACTCAGTTAACAGATAAAATACGAGAAGCCATTATTGGTAACGTTGGTACAGTTATCTCTGGGCGTATTGGTGTAACGGATGCCGAATTGATGGTTAAGAAATTTCAACCAACTTTCGATGTTGATGATTTGGCAAAATTGCCAAACTTCCAATCCATAACATCTGTGATGATTAATAATGTTCCGTCTGCGCCATTTAGTATGAATTGGGTTCCTCCGATGGGGCAGGTTAATAGTCAGCTTAGAGATGCGCTAGTAAGGCTATCTGCCGCTAAATACGGAAGGCCGCGAGCTGTTGTTGAGAAAGAGATATTTGATAGGATTAGAGGTAGTGTACAACCAAAGACAGGCCCTTCTCAGTTAGCGTCTTCTACTAGCCAGAAACCATCGGGTGGCGGGTCGTCGTTCTTGGATGAGTGGTTAGCAAAGAGGCAGCAGTTGGGTGGAAAGCCGGCTACTAATCCGTCGGTAAAACCAATGAATCTGCAGTCTTCTTCGCAAATGCAGAATACACAAAGTCGACCGGAGGTGATCGGTGGTGTTGCTCCGTTTAGTGTGGATGGTGTAGATGCTGTGGCTCCTAGCTTTGATAATAGTCGACGAGATCAATCCTCTGTACTAGATAATGCTACTGTTAATAAACCAAGTATATCTATGACTACAGGTGATAATTCTACCTATTCCGTAAATACAAAACCGAGCCAACCTGTGGTTAAGAATCGGCTCGATTTGCGTGGCGGTGATGGTGACGATAATGAAATAATGATCAGTTTACGATAAAGCTATTTAATATCTAATCAGATATTTTTCCTGTTGTTGATGAAGCCTACTCGAGCGTATTCAATAACAGCACCGATAGACCAACCAGCCACAAACAGGATAATAGTTTCTGATCCTGATAGCAGATATCCGTATCGTTTTGCAATAAAATATACAGCAATAGAGGCTATTGCTCCTAGGGCGCCAGAGATAATTAAGTTAGGGCGGGCGATGGTATTGCCGATTGCATCACTAGTCTTTTCGACAACTGGATTATGAATGACTTTACTGAAAGCTCTGGATGGGGCTGACAATTGGTCTTGTACATTTGCCAAAGTCTTCTTGTATGAAGCTTCGATATCTTTTTTGGTAAGAGGTTTATCTTCTTTTATCTCTTTAGACTCTTTTTGTTCTTGCTGCTTTTCTTGGCGGGTGGCAATTTCTATAGCCTCGTGCTTGATATTATTCTCGTTCTCAGTATTTGATTTTTCTTTTTCAATCGCCCTTTCTAGGGATCTTTCGATCTCAGCAGCTTTCTCTCTACTCAAATCTGCTAGTTCTTTTGTATCTACGGCATTCTCTACGGTAGATTTTAATTTTTCACTCATTTTTTTACCTCCTATAAAGTTCCTGCGGACATATCTCGTCGAACGATTCTAACTTCTTTATTTAATTGACGTGATCTAGCGTAGAAGTATACGACCACGGCTGCAATAATTCCTGCGAACATCATGTTCTCGCTAGCACCGGTTTTTGGCAGTTGTGAAGTGGTTTGTTCAATAACTTTCGGTGCAGGGCAGTCAATTTTTGTACTGACAGTATTGCCAAATGTGTTATCAATCCTACAGTCGTAAGACATTGGATTGCTTTTACCGCTAGCCATTGCCGGGATGCTGTTCTTTATTTGGATAGTAAAGCTGCGCTTCTGGGTTTCTCCTGGCTTGATCTTTATAGGGTTCCATACTAGAACTTTTGCGTTACCGCTGCCTGCGCTAGCGCCTTTATCGTCTATTAACGTTCCGCCACCGGCGTCAAATATGTCTGCATATTCCAATAAGTCGCTGACTTGATCTTTGAATGTAAACTCTTCCTCTTTAAGTCCCTTGTTTTTTACCGAAAGAGTGTAGGTAATTCGATCTCCAGATTTTGCAACTGTAGTTGTTGCGTCGGTGTTATTCTGAGTGAGGTTAACGGCGGTTTTTGTCTGCACAAATGAGGCGGAACATCGACTATCATTAATCCATACTGTAGAATCGCCTGGGCATGGTTGACATTGAGGATCATCCTTCAATAATTTAGGGTTCTGAGGACATCTTGCTGGCTCCGCTATGGTAAACGTCTTTACGCAGGCATCTGAGGTCTTGTCGCCTAATGAGCTCTTTACTGTTAGAACAGCTTTGTATGATCCTGGCGTTTTCTCTGTATAAGATACAATCTTATCGTTGCTTTCTATAGTTTTAACTAGGGTGTTTCCTCGATAAATACTGTATATATATTTTTGGATTGTCGCGCCATTAGCCGCACTGGTGTTGGCAGTAAATTGATATGTGTCGCCATTCTTCTTTATGTCTAAGGCGTTACACGCAGCTACTGGCTGTGGTGGAGTGGAGCAGTTTGGGTATGTGCCAACTTGACCAGTCGGACAATGATGGTTTGGCGGTGCGAATTTTAAGATTAAGTTGCCACAGTTAAGCATAATTGCAAACCATCCAGTTCCAGCTGAGTATCCAACAAATGCCCTGTATGAGAAGCTGCCCCAAAGGTTGTGAGGTCGATAGTAGAAGGTACGAGCGCTGCCTTGCGATGTGCGAACTACGTAAGACCCTTCGCCTTGTGATGGGCCAAAATGAGGAGTAAGTCCCCATGAGTAAGTTCCCATATTGCTATTTAAGGTCTGGAGGTTACCGGTCGCCGCCACCAAATCAGAACGACTAATTCCAAGATGATTATAGAGGTCACGAATATTATTTGTGTTCGCGTCATAATGGGCCATCAATTGTTGACCACTAGAAATTCCGCCATAAATTAAGTCGCTGGAATCTGCTGCGTTGGCTGACTCTGGCGGTGAAAAAACGGTGAAAGATTGCACAATAAGCGCTAGGGCGGTTAATATAAGCCCGATCTTTCGAGTAGCTTCTTCTTTACGTAAGCGTTTTGCATAAAAGCCCAAGCTGTGGATCATTGAAGGGCTGTATGGTAGGCGCGAGATGATTTTTTTGAACATTTTGACCTCTTTTGTTTTTTGTTGTTATATAACTTTAATCTAACTTTAACATAAGCATACTAAAAAAGTAAATAGTT includes:
- a CDS encoding type IV secretory system conjugative DNA transfer family protein — protein: MGAGPLIVSFIAIVIISAGSAVAFVLYRNMLREAKNYERGLKMVPLLIHLPPTSEDVDSSNRDERDLTEEVLSQAQVMYNIISSTATKGFKSKVYGQRHMSFEIVAHGGLVHYYAVVPLVLVDVIRQAVAAAYPSARLEEVSDTNIFSKVGKMSGTIGGEFTLKKSFVYPISTYQESKRDASRALLNALSSASKEDGIGVQFLLRPAYDGWSKASESHIDGMKKNKGKKKGFGGVAPMDIMEALWKPPENNEKDGGSNSEDKQLTSLEQAEVDAISEKARYPAYEVLVRVVISSNTAARSQVLLKNIIAAFSLFDSPRNNGFKFSLTRNVEEMTTAYIMRFFPQETRSNILNSVEMATLFHLPGASAIPTSQVKRQMSKQVDGPTDVLDEGLLIGYNEFRGVKKPIRIGTKDRRRHVYIIGQTGVGKSVLQENMAYQDMMDGRGFAFIDPHGDLVESLLGKVPKERVEDIIYFNPADMTNPIGLNMFEFDTPDQKDFLVQEAINMLYGLYDPGHTGIVGPRLEHIFRNCALLLMSDPAGGTFIDVPKCLIDPEFVKSKLKYVKDQQVIDFWTKEFPASQRSNEAGEVISWVVSKFGPFISNDAMRNIIGQTKSGFNLREIMDNNKILLVNLSKGKMGELNSKLLGIIFVMKFQAAAMSRADIPEDQRVDFSLYVDEFQNFATDSFESILSEARKYKLSLIMGNQFMTQLTDKIREAIIGNVGTVISGRIGVTDAELMVKKFQPTFDVDDLAKLPNFQSITSVMINNVPSAPFSMNWVPPMGQVNSQLRDALVRLSAAKYGRPRAVVEKEIFDRIRGSVQPKTGPSQLASSTSQKPSGGGSSFLDEWLAKRQQLGGKPATNPSVKPMNLQSSSQMQNTQSRPEVIGGVAPFSVDGVDAVAPSFDNSRRDQSSVLDNATVNKPSISMTTGDNSTYSVNTKPSQPVVKNRLDLRGGDGDDNEIMISLR
- a CDS encoding isopeptide-forming domain-containing fimbrial protein, encoding MFKKIISRLPYSPSMIHSLGFYAKRLRKEEATRKIGLILTALALIVQSFTVFSPPESANAADSSDLIYGGISSGQQLMAHYDANTNNIRDLYNHLGISRSDLVAATGNLQTLNSNMGTYSWGLTPHFGPSQGEGSYVVRTSQGSARTFYYRPHNLWGSFSYRAFVGYSAGTGWFAIMLNCGNLILKFAPPNHHCPTGQVGTYPNCSTPPQPVAACNALDIKKNGDTYQFTANTSAANGATIQKYIYSIYRGNTLVKTIESNDKIVSYTEKTPGSYKAVLTVKSSLGDKTSDACVKTFTIAEPARCPQNPKLLKDDPQCQPCPGDSTVWINDSRCSASFVQTKTAVNLTQNNTDATTTVAKSGDRITYTLSVKNKGLKEEEFTFKDQVSDLLEYADIFDAGGGTLIDDKGASAGSGNAKVLVWNPIKIKPGETQKRSFTIQIKNSIPAMASGKSNPMSYDCRIDNTFGNTVSTKIDCPAPKVIEQTTSQLPKTGASENMMFAGIIAAVVVYFYARSRQLNKEVRIVRRDMSAGTL